A stretch of Pelecanus crispus isolate bPelCri1 chromosome 3, bPelCri1.pri, whole genome shotgun sequence DNA encodes these proteins:
- the ACAT2 gene encoding acetyl-CoA acetyltransferase, cytosolic produces the protein MSSDPVVIVSAARTAVGSFNGGLSALPAHELGAAVIREVLRRAGLAPGEVSEVVLGQVLAAGAGQNPVRQASVAAGIPYSVPAWSCQMICGSGLKAVCLAAQSIQTGDSSIVVAGGMESMSKAPHVIHMRGGVKMGEASLQDTIILDGLTDAFYQYHMGITAENVANQWQVSRGEQDQLALQSQNRAEAAQKAGYFTKEIVPVLVPSKKGPIEVKTDEHPRHGSNLETMAKLKPCFLTDGTGTVTAANASGINDGAAAVILMKKSEAARRGLMPLARIVSWAQTGVDPSIMGVGPISAIKQALDKASWTLEQVDLFEINEAFASLAVAIAKELKVNPEKINIQGGAIALGHPLGASGCRILVTLLHALERTGGKRGVAALCVGGGMGIAMCVER, from the exons ATGAGCTCCGACCCCGTCGTCATCGTCTCCGCCGCCAGGACCGCCGTCg GCTCCTTCAACGGCGGCCTGTCCGCCCTGCCGGCCCACGAGCTGGGGGCCGCCGTCATCCGTGAGGTGCTGCGGCGGGCCGGGCTGGCCCCCGGCGAGGTGTCGGAGGTGGTGCTGGGGCAGGTCCTCGCCGCAG GTGCCGGTCAGAACCCCGTCCGGCAGGCAAGTGTTGCTGCGGGAATCCCTTACTCTGTGCCCGCCTGGAGCTGCCAGATGATCTGCGGGTCAGGCTTGAAGGCGGTATGTCTGGCTGCTCAGTCCATACAGACGGGAGATTCCAGCATCGTGGTTGCAGGAGGCATGGAAAGTATGAGCAAG GCTCCTCATGTAATTCACATGCGAGGTGGGGTGAAAATGGGAGAGGCTTCCTTGCAGGACACCATAATCCTTGATGGCCTTACAGATGCTTTTTATCAGTATCATATGGGTATAACAG ctgaaaatgtgGCCAATCAGTGGCAAGTCAGCAGAGGAGAACAAGACCAACTTGCTCTACAGTCACAAAacagggcagaggcagcacagaaagctggcTATTTTACGAAAGAAATTGTTCCTGTTCTTGTACCTTCTAAAAAAG GTCCTATAGAAGTTAAAACAGATGAACACCCTCGACATGGGAGCAACTTGGAAACAATGGCAAAGTTAAAGCCCTGTTTCCTGACAGACGGAACTGGGACAGTAACAGCAGCTAATGCTTCAG GTATAAATGATGGAGCTGCAGCTGTAATTCTAATGAAGAAATCAGAAGCTGCTAGGAGAGGTCTTATGCCTTTGGCTCGGATTGTATCTTGGGCTCAGACAGGTGTAGATCCATCTATAATGGGAGTAGGGCCCATTTCAGCAATAAAGCAAGCT cttGACAAAGCCAGCTGGACTCTGGAGCAAGTTGACCTGTTTGAAATTAATGAAGCCTTTGCATCGCTAGCTGTTGCAATAGCAAAAGAACTGAAAGTAAATCCAGAAAAG attaatatCCAAGGTGGAGCTATTGCTCTTGGCCACCCTCTTGGCGCCTCTGGTTGTCGCATCCTTGTTACTCTTCTACATGCGCTGGAACGAACAGGTGGAAAACGCGGTGTTGCTGCTCTCTGTGTAGGAGGAGGAATGGGAATAGCCATGTGCGTTGAGAGATGA